The DNA sequence TAGTGGTTGCTTACTTGGGAGTTTTTCAGTTGATAGAACTGTGATATCGGACTGGGATCGACAGTTTACAAACCACTCTGTCCGTATTTCAGGTCTTATCGGACTTGCTCTCGGTCTATCGCAACTGCCTTGTCCTTATTCAGCCCAATATCGGACTGGATTTCGAATTCTACTAACCCATAGTCCGTATAGCACGTGTATACGGACTCGATTGAGCAAAAATGATGTACCCGAATCCGAATACAAAAATCCCACTGAAAATAAATAGAAAAACCGAGCATCGAAAAATGCTCGGTTTGTTTTTACTAGAATACTAGGAACGAATTCCAAAGAATTTTTTCACTTTTGTAAGCACACCGTTATTATTATCAAGTTGCATTAATGGAACGGTTTCTCCTAAGATGCGGCGGGCAATGTTGCGGTAAGCAATTGACGCTTTACTCGTAGGATACAAGGCAATTGGGTCACCATTATTGGAATGCTTAATGACTTCATCATCATCAACGACGATACCTAGCAATTCAATGGAAAGGACAGAAACGATATCATCCACATCTAGCATATCTCCATTTTTGACCATATGGTTACGAATACGGTTTACGATTAGCTTTGGTGACTCAATGCCATCTTCTTTTTCAAGAAGCCCAATGATTCGGTCGGCATCACGGACAGCAGAAATTTCAGGAGTGGTGACAACAATGGCTCGGTCTGCTCCTGCAATGGCATTTTGAAAACCTTGTTCAATACCGGCTGGACAATCAATAATAATATAGTCATACTCCTGCTTCAGCTCATTAATCATCGCTTTCATTTGATGAGGTTTTACAGCTGATTTATCCTTTGTTTGAGCTGCTGGTAATAACGTTAAGCAATCAAAGCGCTTATCGGTAATGATGGCTTGTTTTAATTTACATCGTCCTTCAACGACATCCACTAAATCATAAATGATACGGTTTTCTAAACCCATGACAACATCTAGGTTACGTAAGCCAATATCCGTATCAACCAAGCATACTTTTTTACCAGAAAGGGCAAGAGCTGTCCCTATGTTTGCTGAGGTTGTTGTTTTCCCAACTCCCCCTTTACCTGAAGTTATGACGATAGCCTCTCCCACACCTATTTCCCCCTTTATGTACTGTTCACTAGTATATCGTTAAATTTGGTCTCAGTTGTTGTAAGATTTGAAGTCTTTCAATACTAATCGTATTACTAGTTTCGTCTATGTACGCACATTCCATTTCTGATGCTACTTGCTCAGTTCTGTTCGGTTGTTCGCTCATTAAATCAGCAATTTGCAAACGAGATGGTGCCATGAGCGATGCAGCTATGACTGCTTCTGTATTTCCCGTAAATCCAGCATGCGCAGCGCCACGAAGTGCACCAAGGACAAAAACATTTCCGGTTGCCATAACTTTTCCTCCTGGATTGACATCGCCAATCAGGAGTAAGTCACCTTCAACTTCAAGCACCTGGCCTGAACGAACCATCTTTGCTACAGTCACGACTTGTTTTTGTCGACGAATGGCTTCAGCTTCTTCTTTTGATATGACATTTGAATCAATCTTATCAATTTGGAGATTATTATTGGATACGATTAAGCTTCGCAACTTTGACTCTTGGTCTTTCGTGAGATAGCGATTGCCAATGTTGACATTGACATACACTTGACGGTCATCGTTATGCTGATAATGCTTAGACGAAAGCTTCTCTTTTAATTCTAGTAGAAGATCAGCATAGGCACAACTGTCATCTAGAAAAAAATTGAGTCCTTCTTTCGTCCCTTTTATTGTGATATGATTCTTTTTTTGCGACATTGGTTTGTTCACCTCAAGATGGCTTGGACGTGTAGCCCTTGTAATACATTCAACAAAAAATGGCTAACTCCTTTTTTCAAAAAGGAGTTTGAATTAGTATTATTGGTCGAGTTGCTTTTCCATTCGGTCTAAATATTGGACATATTTACGAAGAGGTCCTACTAAAATCAAGGAAAGGAATATGTTAAAAAGCAATGTCGAACTAAATCGGGAATATAAAAACTGTTCAGAGGTCATGTGAGCAATTCCTAGTAAAGAATACACTCCAAATAAATAGTACTCTTGGATGATAACCGCAATAATACACGTCAGTACAATTAAAAAATAACTTCGTTGAATCGGACGATAAGGCAACGAACAAACGTAGCCTATCACACCCATTGAAAACATGTACACTCCGAGCATTTCTGTATATACAACATCATAAAGTAATCCGAATCCTATTCCAAATAATACACCTGACGTTCTTCCTCGAATAATACCGATAATCACAATTGTAATAAGAACCATGCGAGGAATAATGACAAATGTTGCACCATAGCGTTCAGGAGCAAAAATTTGAAAAACCGTACCTTCTAGAATAAAAAAGATAAAAACGATAGCAGGAAGAAGGAATCGACTCACATCTCTTCCTCCTCTTGTAGCTCCTCGTCTAACGTAATACTCGTACGTTCAATCACGAAGACATATTCTAATCGATAAAAATCTGCTGCTGGTTCAATGTAGGCATTTTGTGTTAGTCCATATTCATCAGGTTCAACGGCCACGACTTTTCCAATTGGTAATCCTGATGGGAAAATACCGCCTTTGCCAGAAGTAGTGACGAGCTGGTCAATTTCAACTTCACGATCCATCGTAATTTTTTTCATAAGAAGTAACCCTGTGTCTTGGTCATATCCTTCAATGAAACCAAGCACTTCGTTACTGTCTTCACCATGAATCATCGCTGACACTCGATTTGTACGGTCGTGGTCAGTTATAAGCTGAACGGTCGATGTAAATGGACCTACACTTTTGACCTTACCAATAAAGCCCTCTGATGTCATGACAGCCATGTTGGTTCGAATTCCATCTGATTTCCCTTTGCTTATCCCAATTAAGTTATTCCAACGGTCTGGAGATCGTTGAATGACAAGAGCTGTTCGCATTTGATAATCCATCAAACTTTCATCGATTTCCAACATTCGCCGGAGCGTGTCATTTTCACTTTTAAGTAAATTTCGTTCAACTGCGACTTGTGCAAACTCTTCTAATCTTGCTTTTAACACTCTGTTTTCTTCATAGATTACTTTCATTTCGTTAACATTCTCAAAGAAACCCGCTACGTAATGAGCGGGTTTTGAGAAGATGGTCTGTACCCAACCTACTGAGTCTCGGAGAAATTGTTCAGGCATCGTAATGTTATCTCGGTCACTCAGTGAATATCCAATTAAGGCTACTAATACTATAATACTTACCAATAAGACGATAAGCCGTTTATTAAAATATTCGGGCATAGTTCACACCTACTTACGACTTTCGATTTGAACGAACAGTGATTCCTGCCTTAGAACGGAATAGATGTAGATTTTCTAATGCTCGACCTGTACCCAGTGCCACACAATCCAGTGGATGTTCTGCTACAAGAACCGGCATATTTGTTTCTTCACTTAACACCATGTCTAAGTTTCTTAGTAACGCTCCTCCACCTGTCAACACAATCCCACGGTCCATAATGTCAGCCGCAAGTTCAGGTGGTGATTTTTCTAATGTATTTTTCACTGCTTCAATAATCGTATCCACAGTATCTGCTAATGCTTTAGCAATTTCATCAGCTGTAACTGAAATGGTTTTCGGCAGTCCTGTCACAAGGTCACGACCGCGAATTTCCATGTCTTCTACGCCTTCAGGTGAACCCGCTGAACCTATTTCAAGCTTTAATGCTTCAGCTGTTCTTTCCCCAATCATTAAGTTATACGTCTTTTTAATATACGAAATAATAGCTTCATCCATCTCATCACCAGCAACTCGAATCGATTGGCTCGTTACAATTCCACCTAACGAAATAATCGCTACTTCTGTTGTACCGCCACCGATATCAACGACCATACTACCTGTTGGTTCCCAAACCGGTAAGTCCGCACCAATCGCTGCCGCAAAAGGTTCTTCGATCGTATAAGCTTCTCTTGCCCCTGCTTGTTTCGTCGCATCTTCTACTGCACGTTTTTCAACAGCTGTAATGCCTGAAGGAACACAAACCATTACATTTGGCTTACGCGTAAACACAGACCGATTGCGTAATGACTGTTTGATAAAATACTTTAACATCGTCGCAGTCGTATCAAAATCTGCGATAACTCCATCTTTCATCGGACGAACGGCAACAATATTTCCTGGTGTACGTCCAATCATATTTTTTGCGTCATTCCCTACAGCCTCAATTGATCCTGTATCTGTTCGTAGT is a window from the Bacillus alkalicellulosilyticus genome containing:
- the mreC gene encoding rod shape-determining protein MreC — encoded protein: MPEYFNKRLIVLLVSIIVLVALIGYSLSDRDNITMPEQFLRDSVGWVQTIFSKPAHYVAGFFENVNEMKVIYEENRVLKARLEEFAQVAVERNLLKSENDTLRRMLEIDESLMDYQMRTALVIQRSPDRWNNLIGISKGKSDGIRTNMAVMTSEGFIGKVKSVGPFTSTVQLITDHDRTNRVSAMIHGEDSNEVLGFIEGYDQDTGLLLMKKITMDREVEIDQLVTTSGKGGIFPSGLPIGKVVAVEPDEYGLTQNAYIEPAADFYRLEYVFVIERTSITLDEELQEEEEM
- the minD gene encoding septum site-determining protein MinD, which translates into the protein MGEAIVITSGKGGVGKTTTSANIGTALALSGKKVCLVDTDIGLRNLDVVMGLENRIIYDLVDVVEGRCKLKQAIITDKRFDCLTLLPAAQTKDKSAVKPHQMKAMINELKQEYDYIIIDCPAGIEQGFQNAIAGADRAIVVTTPEISAVRDADRIIGLLEKEDGIESPKLIVNRIRNHMVKNGDMLDVDDIVSVLSIELLGIVVDDDEVIKHSNNGDPIALYPTSKASIAYRNIARRILGETVPLMQLDNNNGVLTKVKKFFGIRS
- a CDS encoding rod shape-determining protein encodes the protein MFGGFSKDLGIDLGTANTLVYVKGKGVIVREPSVVALRTDTGSIEAVGNDAKNMIGRTPGNIVAVRPMKDGVIADFDTTATMLKYFIKQSLRNRSVFTRKPNVMVCVPSGITAVEKRAVEDATKQAGAREAYTIEEPFAAAIGADLPVWEPTGSMVVDIGGGTTEVAIISLGGIVTSQSIRVAGDEMDEAIISYIKKTYNLMIGERTAEALKLEIGSAGSPEGVEDMEIRGRDLVTGLPKTISVTADEIAKALADTVDTIIEAVKNTLEKSPPELAADIMDRGIVLTGGGALLRNLDMVLSEETNMPVLVAEHPLDCVALGTGRALENLHLFRSKAGITVRSNRKS
- the mreD gene encoding rod shape-determining protein MreD translates to MSRFLLPAIVFIFFILEGTVFQIFAPERYGATFVIIPRMVLITIVIIGIIRGRTSGVLFGIGFGLLYDVVYTEMLGVYMFSMGVIGYVCSLPYRPIQRSYFLIVLTCIIAVIIQEYYLFGVYSLLGIAHMTSEQFLYSRFSSTLLFNIFLSLILVGPLRKYVQYLDRMEKQLDQ
- the minC gene encoding septum site-determining protein MinC, with the protein product MSQKKNHITIKGTKEGLNFFLDDSCAYADLLLELKEKLSSKHYQHNDDRQVYVNVNIGNRYLTKDQESKLRSLIVSNNNLQIDKIDSNVISKEEAEAIRRQKQVVTVAKMVRSGQVLEVEGDLLLIGDVNPGGKVMATGNVFVLGALRGAAHAGFTGNTEAVIAASLMAPSRLQIADLMSEQPNRTEQVASEMECAYIDETSNTISIERLQILQQLRPNLTIY